In Candidatus Binatia bacterium, one DNA window encodes the following:
- a CDS encoding class I SAM-dependent methyltransferase, with protein MARREESRVLRRTTGKRALSRRGATPLRVARRRPTRAERADPFKLYERSVQIPEDDVAFFSDTFRKLRGRQAKILREDFCGTAKLSLVWCTSAPGRRAIGVDLDGPTLEWAREHNVAPHARKLRGRLELVQGDVRDVRTQPVDITCAMNFSFCVFKERAELARYLSAARDNLKDDGLLFLELYGGTGAIEPTKEKRELGTFTYVWEQKRFNPVTNETLCYIHFHFPDGSRLERAFTYDWRLWSIPELRDLLLEVGFRGVRVFWATLDEDEVDDDGMIYGNGEYVEVTEAEQQYSWLVYVVGEK; from the coding sequence ATGGCCAGAAGAGAGGAGTCTCGCGTGCTGCGCCGCACGACCGGCAAGCGCGCCCTGTCACGACGTGGAGCGACGCCGTTGCGCGTCGCGCGGCGCCGTCCGACGCGCGCCGAGCGCGCCGATCCGTTCAAGCTCTACGAGCGCTCGGTGCAGATCCCCGAGGACGACGTCGCGTTCTTCTCCGACACCTTCCGCAAGCTGCGCGGCCGCCAGGCGAAGATCCTGCGCGAGGACTTCTGCGGCACGGCGAAGCTGTCGCTCGTCTGGTGCACGAGCGCGCCCGGACGGCGCGCGATCGGCGTCGATCTCGACGGTCCGACGCTCGAGTGGGCGCGGGAGCACAACGTCGCGCCGCACGCGCGCAAGCTTCGCGGCCGGCTCGAACTCGTGCAGGGCGACGTCCGCGACGTGCGCACGCAGCCCGTCGACATCACGTGCGCGATGAACTTCAGCTTCTGCGTGTTCAAGGAGCGCGCCGAGCTCGCGCGCTACCTCTCCGCGGCGCGCGACAACCTCAAGGACGACGGGCTGCTCTTCCTCGAGCTCTACGGCGGCACCGGCGCGATCGAGCCCACCAAGGAGAAGCGCGAGCTCGGGACCTTCACCTACGTCTGGGAGCAGAAGCGCTTCAATCCGGTGACCAACGAGACGCTCTGCTACATCCACTTCCACTTCCCCGACGGCTCGCGTCTCGAGCGCGCCTTCACCTACGACTGGCGGCTGTGGTCGATCCCCGAGCTGCGCGACCTGCTGCTCGAGGTCGGCTTCCGCGGCGTGCGCGTCTTCTGGGCGACGCTCGACGAGGACGAGGTCGACGACGACGGCATGATCTACGGCAACGGCGAGTACGTCGAGGTGACCGAGGCCGAGCAGCAGTACAGCTGGCTGGTCTACGTGGTCGGCGAGAAGTAG
- a CDS encoding DUF427 domain-containing protein, giving the protein MARASWNGAVIADSEVFETVEGNVYFPPDRVRREHLRDSATTSVCPWKGTARYYDVVVGDDVNRDAAWYYPDPKPAASNIKDHVAFWRGVEVQP; this is encoded by the coding sequence ATGGCACGCGCATCGTGGAACGGCGCCGTGATCGCCGACAGCGAGGTCTTCGAGACCGTCGAGGGAAACGTCTACTTCCCGCCGGATCGGGTGCGACGCGAGCACCTGCGCGACAGCGCGACGACCAGCGTCTGCCCGTGGAAGGGCACCGCGCGCTACTACGACGTCGTGGTCGGAGACGACGTCAATCGCGACGCCGCCTGGTACTACCCGGACCCGAAGCCGGCGGCGAGCAACATCAAGGACCACGTCGCGTTCTGGCGCGGCGTCGAGGTGCAGCCCTGA
- a CDS encoding alpha-L-glutamate ligase-like protein encodes MIGLAAALRRAGVLGINGRNVKLIQRTNPRRLYPKVDDKLLTKRMCAAAGVPVPRLLGAIEHHFELDRLAEIAARHDSFVVKPARGAMGNGIIVVEGRDGDMLLRSGGRRVTFDDVRFHAAEILSGLYALAGHLDRVIIEERLEVHPMLASAASGGVPDVRVVVYRGVPVMSMVRLPTRASAGRANLHQGAVGAGIDLDSGRTVHAIHGGRPVELHPDTERPVVGLAIPDFATVLRIAVELGTLTGLGYVGVDVVVDPRRGPVVLEANARPGLAIQLANRAGLVPRLEAIERCVRAGMSVEERVALGMRIAREVREEALA; translated from the coding sequence TTGATCGGCCTCGCTGCGGCGCTGCGCCGTGCCGGCGTGCTCGGCATCAACGGGCGCAACGTCAAGCTCATCCAGCGCACCAACCCGCGTCGCCTCTATCCGAAGGTCGACGACAAGCTCCTCACCAAGCGGATGTGCGCCGCGGCGGGCGTCCCGGTGCCGAGGCTGCTCGGAGCGATCGAGCACCACTTCGAGCTCGACCGGCTCGCCGAGATCGCGGCACGGCACGACTCGTTCGTCGTCAAGCCGGCGCGCGGCGCGATGGGCAACGGCATCATCGTGGTGGAAGGGCGCGACGGCGACATGCTGCTGCGCTCGGGCGGCCGCCGGGTGACGTTCGACGACGTCCGCTTCCACGCGGCCGAGATCCTGTCCGGGCTCTACGCGCTCGCCGGCCACCTCGACCGCGTGATCATCGAGGAGCGCCTCGAGGTGCACCCGATGCTCGCCAGCGCTGCGAGCGGCGGCGTTCCCGACGTGCGCGTGGTCGTCTACAGAGGCGTCCCCGTGATGTCGATGGTGCGCCTGCCGACGCGAGCGTCCGCGGGCCGCGCCAACCTGCACCAGGGAGCGGTCGGAGCGGGCATCGACCTCGACAGCGGACGCACGGTGCACGCGATCCACGGCGGACGTCCGGTCGAGCTGCACCCCGACACCGAGCGCCCGGTGGTCGGTCTCGCGATCCCCGACTTCGCGACCGTGCTGCGCATCGCGGTCGAGCTCGGCACCCTGACCGGCCTCGGCTACGTCGGCGTCGACGTGGTCGTCGATCCGCGCCGCGGACCGGTCGTGCTCGAAGCGAACGCGCGACCGGGTCTCGCGATCCAGCTCGCGAACCGCGCGGGCCTCGTCCCGCGTCTCGAAGCGATCGAGCGCTGCGTGCGCGCCGGCATGTCGGTCGAGGAGCGCGTCGCCCTCGGCATGCGGATCGCGCGCGAGGTGCGCGAGGAAGCGCTCGCGTGA
- a CDS encoding ACT domain-containing protein: MEGQRNYVVFTAVGPDRPGLVNELSALIREAGANLEDSRMAILGGEFAMIMLISGSEEVVERVKQIGARVENDLKLRCILKETRRVAPPSDYLPYRIDVRGADRPGIVQAVASILASRGINVASLESRVTYAPESGTPLFDLEAVLHVPSKIVLSELRSELAATCEKEGLDFTLEPAA, encoded by the coding sequence ATGGAGGGCCAGCGCAACTACGTCGTCTTCACCGCCGTGGGCCCGGATCGCCCGGGATTGGTGAACGAGCTGTCGGCGCTGATTCGCGAGGCCGGCGCCAATCTCGAGGACAGCCGCATGGCGATCCTCGGCGGCGAGTTCGCGATGATCATGCTGATCTCGGGCTCGGAGGAGGTCGTCGAGCGCGTCAAGCAGATCGGCGCGCGCGTCGAGAACGACCTCAAGCTGCGCTGCATCCTGAAGGAGACGAGACGCGTCGCGCCGCCGTCCGACTACCTGCCGTACCGCATCGACGTCCGCGGCGCGGACCGTCCGGGGATCGTGCAGGCGGTCGCCTCGATCCTCGCGAGCCGCGGCATCAACGTCGCGTCGCTCGAGTCGCGCGTCACCTATGCGCCGGAGAGCGGCACGCCGCTGTTCGACCTCGAGGCCGTCCTCCACGTGCCCTCGAAGATCGTGCTGTCCGAGCTGCGCAGCGAGCTCGCCGCGACCTGCGAGAAGGAAGGGCTCGACTTCACGCTCGAGCCCGCCGCCTGA
- a CDS encoding DNA-3-methyladenine glycosylase I: MQDGRKRCPWAERSPHELAYHDEEWGVPVRDDRRLFEFLILEGAQAGLSWSTILGRRDGYRRAFAGFDPARVARFGSKDVERLLADPGIIRNRLKVEAAIVNARAFLEVQGEHGSFARYLWGFVDGKPIVNRFRAMSEVPASTEVSDALSRDLRRRGFKFVGTTICYAMMQAVGMVNDHLVSCFRHRELSGVKR; this comes from the coding sequence GTGCAGGACGGACGCAAGCGCTGCCCGTGGGCTGAGCGCTCGCCGCACGAGCTCGCCTACCACGACGAGGAGTGGGGGGTGCCGGTGCGCGACGACCGGCGCCTGTTCGAGTTCCTGATCCTCGAGGGCGCGCAGGCGGGGCTGAGCTGGTCGACGATCCTCGGACGTCGCGACGGCTACCGGCGCGCGTTCGCGGGCTTCGATCCCGCGCGCGTCGCGCGCTTCGGCTCAAAGGACGTCGAGCGGCTGCTCGCCGACCCCGGCATCATCCGCAACCGCCTCAAGGTCGAGGCGGCGATCGTCAACGCGCGCGCCTTCCTCGAGGTGCAGGGCGAGCACGGCTCGTTCGCGCGCTACCTGTGGGGCTTCGTCGACGGCAAGCCGATCGTGAACCGCTTCCGCGCGATGTCCGAGGTGCCGGCGTCGACCGAGGTGTCCGACGCGCTGAGCCGCGACCTGCGACGGCGCGGCTTCAAGTTCGTCGGCACGACGATCTGCTACGCGATGATGCAGGCGGTCGGGATGGTCAACGACCACCTCGTGAGCTGCTTCCGCCATCGCGAGCTCTCCGGCGTGAAGCGCTGA
- a CDS encoding glycerophosphodiester phosphodiesterase family protein, with protein sequence MLALAALAVLAGGCSDSDSLSAGIVRERIAALAPSANIGHRGTGHTRPGHPFPENSISSFLEAMRQGADGIELDVEITADGGLIVMHDDTLDRTTTCTGCVSAYTLDEVRACLLLDGDGQPTDEHPPTLAETYAALPPNALVNVELKVYGRDCLTPTTGAEALAQAAVTEVRALGVLDRSFFSSFDEHAAAAVKQIEPTAYSALLIDVASSLNPAEKIALALELGLDAIHPFFIIDQESTQSALAAGLQANFWTVNTPEAMNESIDKGSTAIITDEPAILVEVLAERRGAR encoded by the coding sequence GTGCTCGCGCTGGCGGCGCTCGCCGTGCTCGCCGGCGGCTGCAGCGACTCCGACTCCCTCAGCGCCGGGATCGTGCGCGAGCGCATCGCGGCGCTCGCTCCCTCCGCCAACATCGGCCACCGCGGCACCGGCCACACGCGTCCGGGACATCCCTTCCCCGAGAACTCGATCTCGTCGTTCCTCGAAGCGATGCGCCAGGGCGCGGACGGCATCGAGCTCGACGTCGAGATCACCGCGGACGGCGGGCTGATCGTCATGCACGACGACACGCTCGACCGCACGACCACGTGCACCGGCTGCGTCAGCGCCTACACGCTCGACGAGGTGCGCGCCTGCCTGCTGCTCGACGGCGACGGCCAGCCGACCGACGAGCACCCGCCGACGCTCGCCGAGACCTACGCCGCGCTGCCGCCGAACGCGCTCGTCAACGTCGAGCTCAAAGTCTACGGCCGCGACTGCCTGACCCCGACCACCGGCGCCGAGGCGCTCGCGCAGGCCGCGGTCACGGAGGTGCGCGCGCTCGGCGTGCTCGACCGGAGCTTCTTCTCCTCGTTCGACGAGCACGCCGCCGCAGCGGTCAAGCAGATCGAGCCGACCGCGTACTCGGCGCTGCTGATCGACGTCGCGTCGAGCCTGAATCCCGCGGAGAAGATCGCGCTCGCGCTCGAGCTCGGCCTCGACGCGATCCACCCCTTCTTCATCATCGACCAGGAGTCGACCCAGAGCGCGCTCGCGGCCGGGCTGCAGGCGAACTTCTGGACCGTCAACACCCCCGAGGCGATGAACGAGAGCATCGACAAGGGCTCGACCGCGATCATCACGGACGAGCCCGCGATCCTGGTGGAGGTGCTCGCGGAGCGACGCGGCGCGAGATGA
- the otsB gene encoding trehalose-phosphatase — protein sequence MTTAKSRTTELPSALDVVEPLLASARRVLVSLDYDGTLTPIVVRPEIALLSQDVRHVVRELAELVPTAIVSGRDREDVARLVAVPEAYYVGSHGFDIVGPEGSDVSLQLGEPYLPALDAVEALLRQRSAGIEGALVERKRFTVAMHYRMVARDEVPRIHALVDEVLSGFPNLRREPGKEVIEVQPNVAWDKGKAVLWLLEALGLEDGLAFHVGDDITDETVFAVLAERGVGIFVGEDDRETAARFRLRNPDEVKQLLRQMVVLLRARTTGRARA from the coding sequence ATGACCACGGCGAAGAGCCGCACCACCGAGCTGCCCTCGGCGCTCGACGTCGTCGAGCCGCTGCTGGCCTCGGCGCGGCGCGTCCTGGTCTCGCTCGACTACGACGGCACGCTGACGCCGATCGTCGTGCGTCCGGAGATCGCGCTGCTCTCGCAGGACGTGCGTCACGTCGTGCGCGAGCTCGCCGAGCTCGTTCCGACCGCGATCGTCAGCGGGCGCGACCGAGAGGACGTCGCGCGCCTGGTCGCCGTGCCGGAGGCGTACTACGTCGGCAGCCACGGCTTCGACATCGTCGGGCCGGAGGGCAGCGACGTCTCGCTGCAGCTCGGCGAGCCCTACCTGCCCGCGCTCGACGCCGTCGAGGCGCTGCTGCGTCAGCGCAGCGCGGGGATCGAGGGCGCGCTCGTCGAGCGCAAGCGCTTCACGGTCGCGATGCACTACCGCATGGTCGCGCGCGACGAGGTGCCGCGGATCCACGCCCTCGTCGACGAGGTGCTCTCGGGCTTCCCCAACCTGCGTCGCGAGCCCGGCAAGGAAGTGATCGAGGTGCAGCCGAACGTCGCCTGGGACAAGGGCAAGGCGGTGCTCTGGCTGCTCGAGGCGCTCGGGCTCGAGGACGGCCTCGCGTTCCACGTCGGCGACGACATCACCGACGAGACGGTCTTCGCCGTGCTCGCGGAGCGCGGGGTCGGCATCTTCGTCGGCGAGGACGACCGCGAGACCGCGGCGCGCTTCCGCCTGCGCAACCCGGACGAGGTCAAGCAGCTGCTGCGGCAGATGGTCGTGCTGCTGCGCGCGCGCACGACGGGCCGCGCGCGCGCCTAG
- a CDS encoding heme-dependent oxidative N-demethylase subunit alpha family protein: MASLPRPARYFPVKPIPLRMEAGLIRHGTDLGNGPADELFFQVDDELPRYLEAKRRVPPGRHALLARDDAERAIHAAVDAWLRDTLGREHPERLAAVAELGVAPERAGLFDVARVVQEDLVVIRRLPDGGSAAIGVHVSSPSGWRPERIHGVSFGGIHAPVPDFAKRAEAERSMVDAMVERGPYVRFVWTVSADDHLDHHPEEGRREPWRADGPGFLRVERQTTVPFREHEAALFLIRVYLYPFSSLTAEQREILARALELMPEHVARYKGLDSVRDLVRAMLAR, encoded by the coding sequence ATGGCGTCGCTGCCCCGCCCCGCGCGCTACTTCCCGGTGAAGCCGATCCCGCTGCGCATGGAGGCCGGGCTGATCCGCCACGGCACCGACCTCGGCAACGGCCCTGCGGACGAGCTCTTCTTCCAGGTCGACGACGAGCTGCCGCGCTACCTCGAAGCGAAGCGCCGCGTCCCGCCGGGCCGGCATGCTCTGCTCGCGCGCGACGACGCCGAGCGCGCGATCCACGCCGCGGTCGACGCCTGGCTGCGCGACACGCTCGGACGCGAGCACCCCGAGCGCCTTGCCGCCGTCGCCGAGCTCGGCGTCGCTCCGGAGCGCGCCGGGCTGTTCGACGTCGCGCGCGTCGTGCAGGAGGACCTGGTGGTCATCCGGCGGCTCCCCGACGGCGGCAGCGCCGCGATCGGGGTGCACGTCTCGTCCCCGAGCGGCTGGCGTCCCGAGCGCATCCACGGCGTGAGCTTCGGCGGGATCCACGCGCCGGTGCCGGACTTCGCGAAGCGCGCCGAGGCCGAGCGCTCGATGGTCGACGCGATGGTCGAGCGCGGGCCGTACGTGCGCTTCGTCTGGACGGTGAGCGCCGACGATCACCTCGACCACCACCCGGAGGAAGGCCGGCGCGAGCCGTGGCGCGCGGACGGTCCGGGCTTCCTGCGCGTCGAGCGGCAGACCACGGTGCCGTTCCGCGAGCACGAGGCGGCGCTGTTCCTGATCCGCGTCTACCTCTATCCGTTTTCGAGCTTGACGGCCGAGCAGCGCGAGATCCTGGCGCGCGCGCTCGAGCTCATGCCGGAGCACGTCGCCCGCTACAAGGGGCTCGACTCCGTGCGCGACCTCGTGCGCGCGATGCTCGCCCGCTGA
- a CDS encoding glutathione S-transferase family protein — MGLLVDGVWRNDWYDTKSTGGRFVRQESAFRDRVTADGSSGFPAEPGRYHLYVSLACPWAHRTLIFRKLKRLEDVISLSVVHPFMGENGWEFDVDGEVPGTIPDTVNGARYLYEVYLAASPKYSGRVTVPVLWDKQRRTIVNNESAEIIRMLNSEFDAFGDDTLDFYPEDLRREIDELNAVVYAKVNNGVYRCGFATSQEAYEEAFVELFETLGMLDVRLARGRYLLGDRITEADWRLFTTLVRFDAVYYGHFKCNLRRIADYPNLSGYLRDLYQVPGVAETVNFTHIKRHYYQSHKTINPTGIVPLGPEQDLGAPHHRGDPQRFRSID; from the coding sequence ATGGGGCTGCTCGTCGACGGCGTCTGGCGCAACGACTGGTACGACACCAAATCCACCGGCGGACGCTTCGTGCGTCAGGAGAGCGCGTTCCGCGACCGCGTCACCGCGGACGGCTCGTCCGGCTTCCCCGCCGAGCCGGGCCGCTACCACCTCTACGTGTCGCTCGCCTGTCCGTGGGCGCACCGCACGCTGATCTTCCGCAAGCTGAAGCGCCTCGAGGACGTGATCTCGCTGTCGGTCGTGCACCCGTTCATGGGCGAGAACGGCTGGGAGTTCGACGTCGACGGCGAGGTGCCGGGCACCATCCCCGACACCGTCAACGGCGCGCGCTACCTGTACGAGGTCTATCTCGCGGCGTCGCCGAAGTACTCCGGACGCGTCACCGTGCCCGTCCTGTGGGACAAGCAGCGGCGGACGATCGTCAACAACGAGTCGGCGGAGATCATCCGCATGCTGAACTCCGAGTTCGACGCGTTCGGCGACGACACGCTCGACTTCTACCCGGAGGATCTGCGGCGCGAGATCGACGAGCTCAACGCGGTGGTCTACGCCAAGGTCAACAACGGCGTCTACCGCTGCGGCTTCGCGACCTCACAGGAGGCCTACGAGGAAGCCTTCGTCGAGCTGTTCGAGACGCTCGGCATGCTCGACGTGCGCCTCGCGCGCGGCCGCTACCTGCTCGGCGATCGCATCACGGAGGCCGACTGGCGTCTGTTCACGACGCTCGTGCGCTTCGACGCGGTCTACTACGGGCACTTCAAATGCAACCTGCGCCGCATCGCCGACTACCCGAACCTGAGCGGCTACCTGCGCGACCTCTACCAGGTGCCGGGCGTCGCCGAGACCGTCAACTTCACGCACATCAAGCGGCACTACTACCAGAGCCACAAGACCATCAATCCGACCGGCATCGTGCCGCTCGGACCGGAGCAGGACCTCGGAGCGCCGCACCACCGCGGCGATCCGCAGCGCTTCCGAAGCATCGATTGA
- a CDS encoding acyl-CoA dehydrogenase family protein, whose translation MSSRSPLTELPTHSVHNQVPPLENFNLYDADPALGEALRREGAAWAEEHVRAFGALLGSERVMALGVAANRFPPELRSFDRYGQRIDEVEYHPAYHELMRLAVEHGMPSLPWTEKRPGAHVAHTAMLYLLSQVEAGVCCPLTMTYAVVPALRRQPEVAAEWEPKVVARVYDPRCVPASEKQGVTFGMAMTEKQGGSDVRTNTTRAVPLGAGGPGGEYELTGHKWFCSAPMSDAFLTLAQTERGLSCFLVPRWRPDGTRNPFFVQRLKDKLGNKSNASSEIEYLGTWARMVGEEGRGVRTIIDMVHHTRNDTVAAPASFMRQAVMQAVHHAKHRHAFGKRLVEQDLMRNVLADLALEAEAATALAMRISRGFDDAVNGGDEARAFSRIATAVAKYWLNKRAPGHVVEALECLGGAGYVEETIMPRLYREAPLNGIWEGSGNVICLDVLRAMGREPESLEAFLHEIDQARGGDRRLDAAAAKLRDELADHGDIELRARRVTERMALVLQASLLVRHAQPAIADAFCATRLDGEHGQAYGTLPRGTDLEALIARADPLRGA comes from the coding sequence ATGTCGTCACGCAGTCCCCTCACCGAGCTCCCGACGCACAGCGTGCACAACCAGGTGCCGCCGCTCGAGAACTTCAACCTCTACGACGCCGATCCTGCGCTCGGCGAGGCGCTGCGCCGTGAAGGCGCCGCCTGGGCGGAGGAGCACGTGCGCGCCTTCGGCGCGCTGCTCGGCAGCGAGCGCGTGATGGCGCTCGGCGTCGCGGCCAACCGCTTTCCGCCCGAGCTGCGCAGCTTCGACCGCTACGGCCAGCGCATCGACGAGGTCGAGTACCATCCGGCCTACCACGAGCTGATGCGGCTCGCCGTCGAGCACGGCATGCCGTCGCTGCCGTGGACCGAGAAGCGTCCCGGCGCGCACGTCGCGCACACGGCGATGCTCTACCTGCTGTCGCAGGTCGAGGCCGGCGTGTGCTGTCCGCTGACCATGACCTACGCCGTCGTGCCCGCGCTGCGTCGCCAGCCCGAGGTCGCGGCGGAGTGGGAGCCCAAGGTGGTGGCGCGCGTCTACGACCCGCGCTGCGTGCCGGCGTCGGAGAAGCAGGGCGTCACCTTCGGCATGGCGATGACCGAGAAGCAGGGCGGCTCCGACGTCCGCACCAACACGACGCGCGCGGTCCCGCTCGGCGCCGGCGGTCCGGGCGGCGAGTACGAGCTCACCGGGCACAAGTGGTTCTGCTCGGCGCCGATGTCGGACGCCTTCTTGACGCTCGCGCAGACCGAGCGCGGCCTGTCGTGCTTCCTGGTGCCGCGCTGGCGACCCGACGGCACGCGCAACCCGTTCTTCGTGCAGCGGCTCAAGGACAAGCTCGGCAACAAGTCGAACGCTTCGTCGGAGATCGAGTACCTCGGGACCTGGGCGCGCATGGTCGGTGAAGAGGGCCGCGGCGTGCGCACCATCATCGACATGGTGCACCACACCCGGAACGACACCGTCGCGGCGCCGGCGTCGTTCATGCGTCAAGCAGTGATGCAGGCGGTGCACCACGCGAAGCACCGCCACGCGTTCGGCAAGCGGCTCGTCGAGCAGGACCTGATGCGCAACGTGCTCGCCGACCTCGCGCTCGAGGCCGAGGCGGCGACGGCGCTCGCGATGCGCATCTCGCGCGGCTTCGACGACGCGGTGAACGGCGGCGACGAGGCGCGCGCCTTCTCGCGCATCGCGACCGCGGTCGCGAAGTACTGGCTCAACAAGCGCGCGCCGGGGCACGTCGTCGAGGCGCTCGAGTGCCTCGGCGGCGCGGGCTACGTCGAGGAGACGATCATGCCGCGCCTCTACCGCGAGGCGCCGCTCAACGGCATCTGGGAGGGCTCGGGCAACGTGATCTGCCTCGACGTGCTGCGCGCGATGGGGCGCGAGCCGGAGTCGCTCGAAGCGTTCCTGCACGAGATCGACCAGGCGCGCGGCGGCGACCGTCGCCTCGACGCCGCCGCGGCGAAGCTGCGCGACGAGCTCGCGGACCACGGCGACATCGAGCTGCGCGCCCGGCGGGTGACCGAGCGCATGGCGCTGGTCCTGCAGGCGTCGCTGCTCGTGCGCCACGCGCAGCCGGCGATCGCGGACGCCTTCTGCGCGACCCGGCTCGACGGCGAGCACGGCCAAGCCTACGGCACGCTGCCGCGGGGCACCGACCTCGAGGCGCTGATCGCCCGGGCGGATCCGCTGCGCGGCGCCTGA
- a CDS encoding HAMP domain-containing sensor histidine kinase codes for MRSQADARLGDRDGVAAETDDRDVLARRFWTGGVVMLGASLLFLLIDLLYVKEHLAALVAVKVIQCAILAVAVLAARRAKDLDALLRLGAYTVCGLYVTTAALAVLRGEFVASSFIFIATAMATASFVPWGPWMQALTVVAASVAIFVARMLQPQPVDASMAYRALAVGFALFGSVWVAREHDVQRRKRRLAEAQVAEESRISAALARAGEEMIRCESTPVILDRACPLVVELLRCDACSLVLKDAGENVFIPHNAFSHRDQDWQAMREMRVPARMVEPLIAHLASSGVARLKTSKMQNARARELHQRYHIGTSLYVPLRRGGEIMGVISAHYKDEARRFDRVQERIAVGIAHLASLALENTRLLEELREANRIKAEFVSTMSHELRTPVSVILGYTEMLDDDTISRDERSRILQRVRRSGIELLELIEETLNLSRLEAGRDPPRYERVRPRELFTDLVAEFAAMVPLEDVELRWVGPDDVELVTDPRKLRIILKNLIGNALKFTPRGEVVLACRDEGDVVRCTVRDTGIGIAPEHLPIIFDMFRQVDSSDARAYRGAGLGLHIVQRLVHQLGGEISVTSELGRGSAFELTLPRGTSAQESPTQPSADPLS; via the coding sequence ATGAGGTCTCAGGCAGACGCGCGGCTCGGCGACCGCGACGGCGTCGCCGCCGAGACCGACGACCGCGACGTCCTCGCGCGTCGCTTCTGGACGGGCGGCGTCGTGATGCTCGGCGCGTCGCTGCTCTTTCTCCTCATCGACCTGCTGTACGTGAAGGAGCACCTCGCGGCGCTGGTCGCGGTGAAGGTGATCCAGTGCGCGATCCTCGCGGTCGCCGTGCTCGCGGCGCGGCGCGCGAAGGACCTCGACGCGCTCCTGCGGCTCGGCGCCTACACGGTGTGCGGGCTCTACGTGACTACCGCCGCGCTCGCCGTGCTGCGCGGCGAGTTCGTCGCCAGCAGCTTCATCTTCATCGCGACGGCGATGGCCACCGCGAGCTTCGTCCCCTGGGGACCCTGGATGCAAGCGCTCACCGTCGTGGCCGCGAGCGTGGCGATCTTCGTCGCCCGCATGCTGCAGCCGCAGCCGGTGGACGCCAGCATGGCCTACCGCGCGCTCGCCGTCGGGTTTGCGCTGTTCGGCTCGGTGTGGGTCGCGCGCGAGCACGACGTCCAGCGCCGCAAGCGGCGGCTCGCCGAAGCGCAGGTCGCGGAGGAGTCTCGGATCTCGGCGGCGCTCGCCCGCGCGGGCGAGGAGATGATCCGCTGCGAGAGCACGCCGGTGATCCTCGACCGCGCCTGCCCGCTGGTCGTCGAGCTGCTGCGCTGCGACGCCTGCTCGCTCGTGCTGAAGGACGCGGGCGAGAACGTCTTCATCCCGCACAACGCGTTCAGCCACCGCGATCAGGACTGGCAGGCCATGCGCGAGATGCGCGTGCCCGCCCGGATGGTGGAGCCGCTGATCGCGCACCTCGCGTCGTCCGGCGTGGCCCGGCTCAAGACGAGCAAGATGCAGAACGCGCGGGCGCGCGAGCTGCACCAGCGCTACCACATCGGCACGAGCCTCTACGTCCCGCTACGGCGCGGCGGCGAGATCATGGGCGTCATCTCCGCGCACTACAAGGACGAGGCGCGCCGCTTCGACCGCGTGCAGGAGCGCATCGCCGTCGGCATCGCGCACCTCGCGTCGCTCGCGCTCGAGAACACGCGCCTGCTCGAGGAGCTGCGCGAGGCGAACCGCATCAAGGCGGAGTTCGTCTCGACCATGTCGCACGAGCTGCGCACGCCGGTGAGCGTGATCCTCGGCTACACCGAGATGCTCGACGACGACACCATCTCGCGCGACGAGCGCTCGCGCATCCTGCAGCGCGTGCGCCGCTCGGGCATCGAGCTGCTCGAGCTGATCGAGGAGACGCTCAACCTGAGCCGGCTCGAGGCGGGACGCGATCCGCCGCGCTACGAGCGCGTGCGTCCACGCGAGCTGTTCACCGATCTCGTCGCGGAGTTCGCGGCGATGGTGCCGCTCGAGGACGTCGAGCTGCGCTGGGTCGGTCCGGACGACGTCGAGCTCGTGACCGACCCGCGCAAGCTGCGCATCATCCTGAAGAACCTGATCGGCAACGCGCTCAAGTTCACGCCGCGCGGCGAGGTGGTGCTCGCCTGCCGCGACGAGGGCGACGTCGTGCGCTGCACGGTGCGCGACACCGGCATCGGCATCGCGCCCGAGCACCTGCCGATCATCTTCGACATGTTCCGTCAGGTGGACAGCTCGGACGCGCGCGCCTACCGCGGGGCGGGGCTCGGCCTGCACATCGTGCAGCGCCTCGTGCACCAGCTCGGCGGCGAGATCAGCGTGACGAGCGAGCTCGGACGCGGCAGCGCCTTCGAGCTCACGCTGCCGCGGGGAACCAGCGCGCAAGAGTCCCCGACGCAACCGTCGGCAGATCCGCTTTCCTGA